The following DNA comes from Mycobacterium sp. MS1601.
GCGGCCCGCACGCCGGTTACCTGGCCGTCGCCTCCAAGCACGCCCGGCAGCTGCCCGGCCGTCTGGTCGGGGTGTCGGTGGACTCAGACGGGGCCCCGGCCTACCGCCTGAGTTTGCAGACCCGTGAGCAGCACATTCGCCGCGACAAGGCCACCAGCAACATCTGCACCGCTCAGGTGCTGCTGGCCGTGATGGCCGCCATGTACGCCAGCTACCACGGTGCCGAGGGCCTGGCCGGTATCGCGCGGCGGGTGCACTCGCACGCCGAGCGGATCGCCGCCGGCCTCGGTGACGCCGTGGTCCACAGCATCTTCTTCGACACCGTGCTGGCGTCGGTCCCGGGCCGCGCCGACGAGGTGGTGGCCGCAGCCAAGAACCTCGGTATCAACCTGTGGCGCGTGGACGCCGACCACGTGTCGGTGGCGTGTGACGAGGCCACCACCGACGCCCACGTGGACAGCGTGCTGCAGGCCTTCGGCGTCACCGCCGCGGATGCTGCACCTGTCGAGATCGCCACGCGGACAAGCGAATTCCTGACCCACCCGGCGTTCACCACCTACCGCACCGAGACGGCGATGATGCGCTATCTGCGCTCGTTGGCCGACAAGGACCTGGCGCTGGATCGCACCATGATCCCGCTGGGCTCGTGCACCATGAAGCTCAATGCCGCTGCCGAGATGGAGTCCATCACCTGGCCGGAGTTCTCCCGTCAGCACCCGTTCGGACCCGCGGGGGACACCGCCGGGCTGCGGGCGCTGATCGCCGACGTGGAGAACTGGCTGGTGGCGATCACCGGTTACGACGCGGTGTCTCTGCAGCCCAACGCCGGCTCGCAGGGTGAGTATGCGGGCCTGCTGGCCATTCACGACTACCACGCCAGCCGCGGGGAGAGCCACCGCAACATCTGCCTGATCCCATCCAGCGCCCACGGCACCAACGCCGCCTCGGCCGCGCTGGCCGGGATGAAGGTAGTGGTGGTGGCCTGCCGCACCAACGGCGACGTCGACCTGGATGACCTGCGGGTCAAGGTGGCCGAGCACGCCGACAACCTGGCCGCGCTGATGATCACCTACCCGTCCACCCACGGCGTCTACGAACACGACGTCGAGGACATCTGCGCAGCCGTGCACGACGCCGGCGGGCAGGTCTACGTCGACGGCGCCAACCTCAATGCCCTGGTGGGCCTGGCCCGCCCCGGCAGGTTCGGCGGCGACGTCAGCCACCTCAACCTGCACAAGACGTTCTGCATCCCGCACGGCGGCGGCGGCCCCGGCGTCGGCCCGGTGGCGGTGCGCGCGCATCTCGCCGAGTTCCTGCCCGGGCACCCGCTGGCCGACGAGCTGCCCGCCGGGCACGTGGTGTCCGCCGCGCCCTACGGCTCGGCGTCGATCCTGCCGATCACCTGGGCCTACATCGCGATGATGGGCGCCGAGGGCCTGCGGGCGGCGACACTGACGGCCATCGCGTCGGCCAACTACATCGCCCGCCGCCTGGACGAGTACTACCCGGTGCTCTACACCGGTGAGAACGGCATGGTGGCCCACGAGTGCATCCTGGACCTGCGCGGCATCACCAAGGCCACCGGCGTCACCGTCGACGATGTGGCAAAGCGCCTGGCGGACTTCGGCTTCCACGCGCCCACCATGAGCTTCCCGGTGGCCGGCACGCTGATGGTGGAGCCCACCGAAAGTGAATCGCTGGCCGAGGTGGACGCGTTCTGCGAGGCGATGATCGCCATCAAGGCCGAGATCGACAAGGTGGCCTCGGGTCAGTGGAACGTCGAGGACAACCCGCTGCGCAACGCTCCGCACACCGCCGAGTGCCTGCTGGTGGACAAGTGGGAACACCCGTACACCCGCGAAGAGGCGGCCTACCCGCTGGGCAAGAACTACCGACCGAAGGTATGGCCGCCGGTGCGCCGCATCGACGGCGCCTACGGCGACCGCAACCTGGTGTGCTCATGCCCGCCGGTGGAGGCCTTCGCCTGACGACGAGGCGCCGTGCGGGCACCCCCAGCTTGCGAGGGGGCGGACGAGGCGGGGAGGAGCTCACGCGAGCAACCCCGCCTAGGCCCTTGCCGGTCAGTTGAGCAGCGTGTCGACCGCCGCCCCGAATTCCGGCGACGACGTGCTGGACACGTTCTCGTAAGTGCCGCCGCTGAGCTGCGCCACCGCTTCCCAGGTAGCCCGGTCGGGGTCGTCACCGACGTTGATGACGTTGACGGCCACCGGACGTGCGGGGTTACCGGCCCGGATCAGGTCCTGCAGTCCGTCCGAGCCCAACGACTGGTCGGTGTGGGGACCGGCGGTGATCACCAGGACGGAGTTCGGCTGGTCCGGTCGGAAATTGGCCCTGGCGTCGCCCAGCACGTTGCGCAGCGTGGTGAACGACACCGCA
Coding sequences within:
- the gcvP gene encoding aminomethyl-transferring glycine dehydrogenase, producing MVLYSSGIGERVPLFADRHIGPGSADIDTMLGVIGVQSLDELAAKALPAGILDALNSDGLAPGLDVLPPAVSEHQALAQLRAMADSNTVAVSMIGQGYYDTLTPPVLLRNIMENPAWYTAYTPYQPEISQGRLEALLNFQTMVADLTGLDIANASMLDEATAAAEAMTLMQRAVRGKATRLVVDADVFTQTAAVLATRAQPLGIEIVTTDLRDGLPEGDFFGVITQLPGASGRITDWTAVIEAAHERGALVAVGADLLAMTLLTPPGDLGADVAFGSAQRFGVPMGFGGPHAGYLAVASKHARQLPGRLVGVSVDSDGAPAYRLSLQTREQHIRRDKATSNICTAQVLLAVMAAMYASYHGAEGLAGIARRVHSHAERIAAGLGDAVVHSIFFDTVLASVPGRADEVVAAAKNLGINLWRVDADHVSVACDEATTDAHVDSVLQAFGVTAADAAPVEIATRTSEFLTHPAFTTYRTETAMMRYLRSLADKDLALDRTMIPLGSCTMKLNAAAEMESITWPEFSRQHPFGPAGDTAGLRALIADVENWLVAITGYDAVSLQPNAGSQGEYAGLLAIHDYHASRGESHRNICLIPSSAHGTNAASAALAGMKVVVVACRTNGDVDLDDLRVKVAEHADNLAALMITYPSTHGVYEHDVEDICAAVHDAGGQVYVDGANLNALVGLARPGRFGGDVSHLNLHKTFCIPHGGGGPGVGPVAVRAHLAEFLPGHPLADELPAGHVVSAAPYGSASILPITWAYIAMMGAEGLRAATLTAIASANYIARRLDEYYPVLYTGENGMVAHECILDLRGITKATGVTVDDVAKRLADFGFHAPTMSFPVAGTLMVEPTESESLAEVDAFCEAMIAIKAEIDKVASGQWNVEDNPLRNAPHTAECLLVDKWEHPYTREEAAYPLGKNYRPKVWPPVRRIDGAYGDRNLVCSCPPVEAFA